AAACCGCCAAGGTGCCACGCTTCAGACCGAACAGCGCCCCCGCCAGCAAGGTCAGGACGGAGCCCGGCAAGAAGAGCACCGCCGCTCCCATATAGATGAAGGAGAAGATCACCAGACCGGGCGTCCCGGTCCCGGAGGCCCACCGCACCGAGCGCTCCAGGGTACCTTGGAACTGCAGCACCCGCAGCAGAACGATTGCCGCCACGACGAGCGCCGCCACCAGCAGCGCTTTCATCTTCCAGGACTTCAAGACCTCCTCCCGAGCTTCTCGGCGCTCTGGGGAAGCGAAAAGTATTGCGGATAGTAGCGATGCGCCAGGCGCCTGGGGTCGACTCCCACGACGTAGAGGCAGGTCAGGCAGCCATTGCGCGCGAGGCGGCGCAAGCTTCCCTCGCTCCGGAACCGGCGCCCCGAGGCAATGATGGTCTCGCGAACGAGACAGGTCCGGCCGGCGCGCCCCAGAAGCCTCGAGAGGGCTAAATCCTCGAACAGGAGAATCTCCGGGAACCCGCCGATACGACGGAAGGTCTCGCGCCGCACGAAGATCGACTGATCGCCGAAGAACAATCCGAAGACCTTGCCGCGCCAGTCGGCGAGGCGGCAACCGAAGGCGAGCAGTCGGGAAGGATCGTCGAAGCGGCGGCGAAAGGCGCCTCCTACGATGGCGGTATCGCTCAAGGCCGTCTGCATGGCAGAGAAAGCCATCTGGGGCAGCATCACGTCAGCGTGCAGGAACAGCAGCACCGATCCCTGCGCGGCGGCCGCGCCGGCATTCATCTGCAGCGCCCGGCCGCGCTGCGGGCAGGCGACCAGCCGGGCTCCGGCGGCTTCGGCCAGATTCGGGGTGCCGTCCTGGCTGCCGGCATCGGCGACGATGACCTCCGGCGTTGGCGTGAGAGCCAGACAGCGCCCGATCTGGTCGGCGACAAGCTCCGCTTCGTTGACCGTGGGGATGATGATCGAGACGGTTGCAGCCGGCGCCGATTCGCTGCCGGCGCGGGACTCCGCGGTGCGTGCAACCTGCGAAGGATCGGTCGTCACAGGGTCACCCCGGGTGATTCCCAGGCAGAGCCGGCGCCTTGGGATGCGCCGAACTCCGTTAGCTTGAAGTCAATGGAGTCACATCGTTGGTATGGCAAGCGCATATGCTTGCTCAATGATCGAACGCGCAACTCTATAGAAGGCCCGCTGACTAGAATCAACGTCATAGACTGTAACTTCAGTAATCCAGATGCTGCCCGAGGAAGGAAACAGGGGAAAGCGGGCCGCCATACCATCTTGAATCCCGCGCAGAATCGAATCCCGATACTCAGCGGCAATTGGGACCCGGAAGTGAATTCCTGGCGCCTGATTGTAGTGAAACTGGACGCGCAGGCCAGCCGCCTCGAAACGCGGCCCGAGGTGCTTTCTGAAGCTCGCGTACAGCTCGATTTCTCCTGGTGATGCTGGTGGTGGCATGGAGTCCGCCTAACATCGCGGTTCAGGCGCGGCGTGCAATAGCCGACGGCTTTAACGAGCAGGAACGTGCCGCACGCCGTCGCCTGCAAGCGCGTGCAACTCCGCCGCCATGGTCATTATCATCTTATTTCACAGGCGGGGGCGAGGGGGGTCGGCCTCGTCGGCTCCGGAGCCCAATCAGCGTTTCCGGGACGGACGCTTGCGGCTGCGCGCCTTGGCGCGCTGGGGTTGGCGGGAGCCGGTCAGAAGCGCTTTCAGCTGCGCCAGGCAAGGGGCTGCGGCGGTCAGGCTGCGGGTCTCCAGCTCGCGGTAGAGCGAGAGGACGCGGCGTCCTTCGGGGGT
Above is a genomic segment from Candidatus Polarisedimenticolia bacterium containing:
- a CDS encoding TIGR04283 family arsenosugar biosynthesis glycosyltransferase, translating into MTTDPSQVARTAESRAGSESAPAATVSIIIPTVNEAELVADQIGRCLALTPTPEVIVADAGSQDGTPNLAEAAGARLVACPQRGRALQMNAGAAAAQGSVLLFLHADVMLPQMAFSAMQTALSDTAIVGGAFRRRFDDPSRLLAFGCRLADWRGKVFGLFFGDQSIFVRRETFRRIGGFPEILLFEDLALSRLLGRAGRTCLVRETIIASGRRFRSEGSLRRLARNGCLTCLYVVGVDPRRLAHRYYPQYFSLPQSAEKLGRRS